Proteins encoded by one window of Candidatus Brocadiaceae bacterium:
- a CDS encoding ABC transporter ATP-binding protein, whose protein sequence is MSTPDGPAASLAPRALSSLGRLVPFLRPYATPILIAPALLAAEVFAGLLQPRLLQTVVDKGILASDFGVVLHMGLLMIGLAIVGVACGVANTLLVVPVAQGFGADVRAAVFRKVHSLSVRNLDELGTGNLITRCTNDVTQLQDALQSLLRIFVRAPLILLGSIVLAVLTSPSLAFIMAGIVPVLFVAIWVFFRFSHAMFTRMQARLDALNRVTQENIAGVRVVKAFARADHEAARFERANEDLTAATAGAMRFGALIMPFMELVVDMALGAAVWYGTRGVSYGDLQPGQVIAFANYLRRTVMALRLAAMVLVRLSRAGASGARVVEVLDSEPDVQDAPDAPETPSLRGRVVFENVTFRYRGAETPALRDVSFTAEPGQVVAVLGATGSGKSTLVHLILRFYDVESGRITVDGLDVRTLRRQDLRRHVGIALQESVLFSGTIADNIRFSRPAAADEEVVAAARTAQAHEFISALPGGYGTRLGQRGVNLSGGQKQRIAIARALLARPAVLILDDSTSSVDVETEARIEDALREVMAGRTSIVIAQRISTILNADKILVLDSGRLVAEGTHGSLLADSPVYREIYDSQLGGGVGQ, encoded by the coding sequence ATGAGCACCCCCGACGGTCCGGCCGCGTCCCTGGCGCCGCGTGCCCTCTCCTCGCTGGGCCGCCTGGTTCCCTTCCTGCGACCGTACGCCACGCCGATCCTGATCGCGCCCGCGCTGCTGGCGGCCGAGGTCTTCGCCGGCCTGCTCCAGCCGCGGCTCCTGCAGACGGTCGTGGACAAGGGCATCCTCGCCTCCGACTTCGGCGTCGTTCTGCACATGGGGCTGCTGATGATCGGCCTGGCGATCGTCGGCGTCGCGTGCGGCGTGGCGAACACCCTGCTGGTCGTCCCGGTCGCGCAGGGGTTCGGCGCCGATGTGCGCGCGGCCGTCTTTCGCAAGGTCCATTCGCTGTCCGTGCGCAACCTCGACGAACTCGGCACGGGCAACCTGATCACGCGCTGCACGAACGACGTCACGCAGTTGCAGGACGCCCTGCAGTCGCTGCTGCGCATCTTCGTGCGGGCGCCGCTCATCCTGCTGGGCAGCATCGTGCTGGCGGTGCTCACGTCGCCCTCGCTGGCCTTCATCATGGCGGGCATCGTGCCGGTGCTGTTCGTGGCCATCTGGGTGTTCTTCCGCTTCTCGCACGCGATGTTCACGCGCATGCAGGCGCGGCTGGACGCGCTCAACCGTGTCACGCAGGAGAACATCGCCGGCGTGCGCGTGGTCAAGGCGTTTGCGCGGGCGGACCACGAGGCGGCCCGCTTCGAGCGCGCCAACGAGGACCTGACGGCCGCCACGGCCGGCGCGATGCGGTTCGGCGCCCTCATCATGCCGTTCATGGAACTGGTCGTGGACATGGCGCTGGGAGCGGCGGTCTGGTACGGCACGCGCGGGGTCTCCTACGGCGACCTGCAGCCGGGGCAGGTGATCGCCTTCGCCAACTACCTGCGGCGCACGGTGATGGCGCTGCGCCTGGCGGCGATGGTGCTGGTGCGCCTCTCGCGGGCGGGCGCGTCGGGCGCCCGGGTCGTGGAGGTGCTCGACAGCGAGCCGGACGTGCAGGACGCGCCGGACGCGCCGGAGACCCCGTCGCTGCGCGGGCGCGTGGTGTTCGAAAACGTGACGTTTCGCTACCGGGGGGCCGAAACGCCGGCGCTCCGGGACGTGTCCTTCACCGCCGAGCCCGGCCAGGTGGTGGCCGTGCTCGGGGCGACGGGCTCGGGCAAGTCGACGCTCGTGCATCTGATCCTGCGGTTCTACGACGTCGAATCGGGCCGGATCACCGTGGACGGTCTGGACGTGCGCACGCTGCGTCGCCAGGACCTGCGCCGGCACGTCGGGATCGCCCTGCAGGAGTCGGTGCTGTTCTCCGGCACGATCGCCGACAACATCCGCTTCAGCCGGCCGGCGGCGGCGGACGAGGAGGTCGTCGCCGCCGCGCGGACGGCCCAGGCGCACGAGTTCATCTCCGCGTTGCCGGGCGGTTACGGGACCCGGCTCGGCCAGCGCGGCGTGAACCTGTCCGGCGGCCAGAAGCAGCGCATCGCCATCGCGCGGGCGCTCCTGGCCCGGCCGGCGGTGCTGATACTGGACGACAGCACGAGTTCGGTGGACGTGGAGACGGAGGCGCGCATCGAGGACGCCCTGCGCGAGGTCATGGCCGGCCGCACCAGCATCGTCATCGCCCAGCGGATCAGCACGATCCTGAACGCCGACAAGATCCTCGTGCTCGACTCCGGACGGCTCGTGGCGGAGGGCACGCACGGCAGCCTGCTGGCCGACAGCCCGGTCTACCGGGAGATCTACGACTCACAGCTCGGCGGCGGGGTGGGCCAATGA